From one Bifidobacterium sp. WK012_4_13 genomic stretch:
- a CDS encoding ABC transporter permease: MAEMKDKAGEGATWKPYDRPSKAFTATVLTVFCIILGFPLIGMLYFTFRSSTGGFTIGHWAELFASSTTDIWDSLGSGLVNSLLLVALTILIEYAVVIPAIILIDVRFPRVQRKMRIFMLLPIAIPAIILVVGLAPIFSVLSEFLGSGTWTLAFAYGIIAMPFVYTTIASDLDGMNAKTLTQAAESLGASWWRTLIDIIVPSLRRSISSVTLITAAIVLGEYTIASLLNRETLQTDLVMISQSDVYLSVIITFIVLVVTFVALFLVSGIGRGTRKSRSGEKTI; encoded by the coding sequence GCAACATGGAAGCCTTACGATCGCCCATCGAAGGCGTTCACTGCGACTGTGCTGACGGTGTTCTGCATCATTCTGGGTTTCCCGCTCATCGGCATGCTGTACTTCACGTTCCGGTCGTCGACCGGAGGATTCACGATAGGGCACTGGGCTGAGCTCTTCGCCTCGTCAACGACCGATATCTGGGATTCGCTTGGCTCAGGACTCGTCAACTCGCTTCTTCTTGTCGCACTGACCATACTCATCGAGTATGCGGTCGTCATTCCTGCAATCATCCTGATCGATGTGCGCTTTCCGAGGGTCCAAAGAAAGATGCGAATATTCATGCTCCTTCCCATAGCGATTCCTGCAATCATTCTGGTCGTCGGACTGGCACCGATATTCTCTGTTCTCTCGGAATTCCTGGGATCGGGAACATGGACGCTTGCATTTGCATACGGCATCATTGCGATGCCTTTCGTGTATACGACGATTGCATCGGATCTTGACGGCATGAATGCCAAGACGCTCACCCAGGCAGCGGAATCGTTGGGCGCAAGCTGGTGGAGGACCCTCATCGACATAATCGTGCCCTCGCTGCGTAGAAGCATAAGCTCGGTGACGCTCATCACGGCGGCGATCGTTCTTGGGGAATATACGATCGCCTCGCTGTTGAATCGTGAGACGCTGCAAACCGATCTCGTGATGATTTCTCAAAGCGACGTATATCTTTCGGTGATCATCACCTTCATAGTCCTGGTCGTCACTTTCGTGGCGCTCTTCCTGGTGAGCGGCATCGGCCGAGGCACAAGAAAATCACGTTCGGGTGAGAAAACGATCTGA
- a CDS encoding ABC transporter ATP-binding protein has product MSSSPKQSAPAQVPGESVTFSNVTKAYGGKEVLHAFNLEIKAGEMVSLLGPSGCGKSTALRCLSGFESISEGSISIGKRSVVGIPPQKRGIGMVFQQYSLFPNMSVIENVAFGLKIKRTAKDERLEKARAMLDLVGLQGFADAYPSHLSGGQQQRVALARAIVVNPQVLLLDEPLSALDAKIRVQLRDEIRALQRKLGITAIFVTHDQEEALAISDRVAVMHDGDIEQIGVPKDLYLAPKTSFVADFVGQTNRLETAVIDGTHVDVCGTLVPLSNRQPPKALVRVFVRPENVMLEHGEDESRVAGTVMGTSFLGSIERTTVSVGPLTLVAQHDSGEQYSVGEHVGVSIRPQPVISESVEIPWVEHVVHPERS; this is encoded by the coding sequence ATGAGTTCATCCCCAAAGCAGTCTGCGCCCGCTCAAGTGCCTGGAGAATCCGTAACATTTTCGAATGTTACCAAGGCATATGGCGGCAAGGAGGTCCTGCACGCATTCAATCTGGAAATCAAGGCAGGAGAAATGGTCAGCCTGCTCGGGCCATCCGGCTGCGGAAAGTCAACCGCCTTGCGTTGCCTCAGCGGCTTTGAATCCATCTCCGAGGGTTCCATCAGCATAGGGAAGCGTTCCGTCGTAGGCATCCCGCCGCAGAAACGTGGCATCGGCATGGTGTTTCAGCAGTATTCTCTCTTTCCAAACATGAGTGTCATCGAGAATGTGGCCTTCGGTCTCAAAATTAAGAGGACGGCAAAGGACGAGCGCTTGGAAAAGGCCAGAGCGATGCTGGACCTGGTCGGGCTGCAAGGATTCGCGGATGCCTATCCCTCACACCTGTCGGGCGGCCAACAGCAGCGTGTGGCTCTGGCACGGGCGATCGTCGTCAATCCACAGGTTCTGCTGCTTGATGAACCGCTCTCAGCGCTCGACGCCAAGATACGTGTTCAACTGCGAGATGAGATTCGAGCGCTGCAACGCAAGTTGGGCATAACCGCGATCTTTGTCACCCATGACCAGGAAGAGGCGCTCGCAATATCGGATCGCGTTGCGGTCATGCACGATGGGGACATCGAACAGATCGGGGTCCCCAAGGATCTATATCTGGCGCCGAAGACTTCGTTCGTCGCCGATTTCGTTGGCCAGACGAACAGGCTGGAGACAGCCGTCATCGATGGCACCCATGTCGATGTCTGTGGCACACTCGTCCCACTGTCGAACCGGCAGCCCCCCAAGGCGCTCGTTCGTGTGTTCGTAAGACCTGAGAACGTGATGCTTGAACATGGGGAAGACGAGAGTAGGGTTGCCGGCACCGTTATGGGGACGAGCTTCCTCGGTTCGATCGAGAGAACGACCGTGTCGGTTGGACCACTGACTCTTGTCGCGCAGCATGACTCCGGTGAGCAGTATTCGGTCGGTGAACATGTCGGTGTGTCCATACGACCGCAGCCGGTCATCTCAGAGTCAGTCGAGATTCCGTGGGTCGAACATGTCGTTCATCCGGAAAGGAGCTGA